Proteins co-encoded in one Prescottella sp. R16 genomic window:
- the pheT gene encoding phenylalanine--tRNA ligase subunit beta → MRVAQSWLTEILQRATPDWDVTAEELDAGFVRVGLEVEEVDPLEPVTGPLVVARVAEIEELTEFKKPIRFCKVDVGGDALQEIVCGARNFAEGDLVVAALPGAVLPGGFAIASRKTYGKVSNGMMCSASELGIGKDHSGILVLEPGTAEPGTDANELLGLGDTVIELNITPDRGYCFSVRGLTRELACGFDLPFADPADVAALPADGGEAWPVQLEPESKATRFTARKITGIDPAAVSPWWLQRRLLLSGVRPISPAVDVTNYVMLELGQPLHAFDAAKVRGGLVVRRAKAGETLTTLDEVERTLDPEDVVIADDSGVVSLAGVMGGASTEVGAGTTEILLEAATWDPLAVFKTSRRHKLISEASKRYERVVDPAVALPALERAAALLAEIAGGTVEPVLTDVGGVAPSTPISMDIDLPDRVAGVAYPNGTAARRLTQIGCTVEVGVSDTGHGQLVVTPPSWRPDLTQPADLVEEVLRLEGLEQIPSVLPHAPAGRGLTPQQRRRRAVGRMLAATGHVEVLPPVFLPHAVFDVWGLDADDPRRNTTKVLNPLEADRPELGTTLLPGMLEVLARNVSRGQRDLALYGVAQIVQPGADTKPVAALPVDRRPTDEQIAQLLASLPAQPLHVAVVLSGLREPSGPWGTGRAADASDAFEAVRTIADAAGVTVELRAAQYLPWHPGRCAEVVFDGTVVGHAGELHPAVLERAGLPARTCAVEIDLDALPVTEVLPAPRISPFPAVLQDVAVVVDATVPAADVEAALRTGGGDLLEDIRLFDVFEGEQVGEGRKSLAFALRFRGTDRTLTEDEASVARDAAVAAATEAVGAVLRG, encoded by the coding sequence GTGCGAGTAGCGCAATCGTGGCTGACGGAGATCCTGCAGCGGGCGACGCCCGACTGGGATGTGACGGCCGAGGAACTCGACGCGGGGTTCGTCCGCGTCGGCCTCGAGGTCGAGGAGGTCGATCCGCTCGAGCCGGTGACCGGTCCGCTGGTCGTCGCCCGGGTCGCCGAGATCGAGGAACTCACCGAGTTCAAGAAGCCGATCCGGTTCTGCAAGGTCGACGTCGGCGGCGACGCCCTGCAGGAGATCGTGTGCGGTGCCCGGAACTTCGCCGAGGGCGACCTGGTCGTGGCGGCCCTGCCGGGCGCGGTGCTGCCGGGCGGGTTCGCGATCGCGTCCCGCAAGACGTACGGCAAGGTGTCGAACGGCATGATGTGCTCGGCGTCCGAACTGGGCATCGGCAAGGACCACTCGGGCATCCTGGTGCTCGAGCCGGGCACCGCGGAGCCGGGCACCGACGCCAACGAGCTGCTGGGCCTGGGCGACACCGTCATCGAACTGAACATCACCCCGGACCGCGGCTACTGCTTCTCGGTCCGCGGCCTCACCCGTGAGCTGGCGTGCGGCTTCGACCTGCCGTTCGCCGACCCTGCCGACGTGGCGGCGCTGCCCGCCGACGGCGGCGAGGCGTGGCCCGTGCAGCTCGAACCCGAATCGAAGGCCACCCGGTTCACGGCCCGGAAGATCACCGGCATCGACCCGGCCGCGGTGAGCCCGTGGTGGCTGCAGCGTCGGCTGCTGCTGTCGGGTGTGCGTCCGATCTCACCGGCCGTCGACGTCACCAACTACGTGATGCTCGAGCTCGGGCAGCCGTTGCACGCGTTCGACGCCGCGAAGGTCCGGGGCGGCCTCGTGGTGCGTCGCGCGAAGGCGGGGGAGACCCTCACCACCCTCGACGAGGTGGAACGCACCCTCGACCCGGAGGACGTCGTCATCGCCGACGACTCCGGTGTGGTGTCGCTGGCCGGTGTCATGGGCGGCGCATCCACCGAGGTCGGTGCCGGCACCACCGAGATCCTGCTCGAGGCCGCCACATGGGATCCGCTGGCCGTGTTCAAGACGTCGCGACGACACAAGCTGATCAGCGAGGCCAGCAAGCGTTACGAGCGGGTCGTCGACCCGGCCGTCGCACTGCCGGCACTCGAGCGGGCCGCGGCGCTGCTCGCGGAGATCGCGGGCGGCACGGTCGAACCGGTCCTCACCGACGTCGGTGGCGTCGCGCCGTCGACCCCGATCAGCATGGACATCGACCTGCCGGATCGGGTTGCGGGCGTGGCCTACCCGAACGGCACCGCCGCCCGCCGGCTGACACAGATCGGCTGCACCGTCGAGGTCGGTGTCAGCGACACCGGCCACGGCCAGCTCGTCGTGACGCCGCCGTCGTGGCGCCCCGATCTCACGCAGCCCGCCGACCTGGTCGAGGAGGTGCTGCGCCTCGAAGGTCTCGAGCAGATCCCGTCGGTGCTGCCGCACGCCCCCGCCGGACGTGGTCTCACCCCGCAGCAGCGTCGTCGCCGCGCCGTCGGTCGGATGCTCGCCGCGACCGGGCACGTCGAGGTGCTGCCGCCGGTGTTCCTGCCGCACGCCGTGTTCGACGTGTGGGGCCTGGACGCCGACGACCCGCGCCGCAACACCACCAAGGTCCTCAACCCGCTCGAGGCGGATCGTCCCGAACTGGGGACGACGCTGCTGCCCGGCATGCTGGAAGTGCTGGCACGCAACGTGTCCCGCGGCCAGCGGGACCTGGCGCTGTACGGTGTCGCGCAGATCGTGCAGCCCGGCGCCGACACGAAGCCGGTTGCCGCGCTGCCGGTGGACCGTCGGCCCACCGACGAGCAGATCGCCCAGCTGCTGGCGTCGCTGCCGGCGCAGCCGCTGCACGTTGCGGTGGTGCTGTCGGGTCTGCGGGAACCGTCGGGGCCGTGGGGTACCGGTCGCGCCGCCGACGCGTCCGACGCGTTCGAGGCCGTTCGGACGATCGCCGACGCGGCCGGGGTGACGGTGGAGCTGCGCGCCGCGCAGTACCTTCCGTGGCATCCGGGCCGTTGCGCCGAGGTCGTGTTCGACGGCACTGTCGTCGGTCACGCCGGTGAGCTGCATCCGGCGGTGCTCGAGCGGGCCGGTCTCCCGGCACGCACGTGTGCCGTCGAGATCGACCTCGACGCCCTGCCGGTCACCGAGGTGCTTCCGGCGCCGCGGATCTCGCCGTTCCCGGCGGTCCTGCAGGACGTCGCCGTGGTCGTCGACGCCACCGTCCCGGCGGCCGACGTCGAAGCCGCGCTCCGCACCGGCGGCGGTGACCTGCTCGAGGACATTCGCCTGTTCGACGTGTTCGAGGGCGAACAGGTCGGCGAGGGACGCAAGTCGCTCGCGTTCGCGTTGCGGTTCC